The following are from one region of the Cherax quadricarinatus isolate ZL_2023a chromosome 2, ASM3850222v1, whole genome shotgun sequence genome:
- the LOC138853129 gene encoding V-type proton ATPase subunit E-like: MALSDADVQKQIHHMMAFIEQEANEKAEEIDARAEEEFTIEKGRLVQQNRLKIIEFYERKEKQVELQKKIGASNLLNKSRLEVLKAQESHIKNVLHEAQQKLNIISQDKAAYSKLLEDLLCQGLCQLLEPHLMVRCRRVDQALVEQAIVRALDSYKYHSGRDAKLEIDTANWLPAEICGGIELVTRGNRIKISNTLEARLEMLSQQLLPEIRAILFGSNPNRKFDN; encoded by the coding sequence ATGGCGCTCAGCGATGCCGATGTCCAAAAACAGATCCATCATATGATGGCCTTCATTGAACAAGAGGCCAATGAGAAAGCTGAAGAAATTGATGCCCGGGCAGAAGAAGAATTTACTATTGAAAAGGGTCGGCTGGTGCAGCAGAATCGTCTGAAGATAATTGAGTTTTATGAGCGTAAGGAGAAGCAGGTTGAGCTTCAGAAAAAGATTGGTGCCAGCAACTTATTGAACAAGTCAAGGTTAGAAGTGCTGAAAGCCCAGGAATCTCATATTAAAAATGTCCTTCATGAAGCACAACAGAAGCTGAATATCATTTCTCAGGATAAAGCAGCATATAGCAAACTGTTGGAGGACCTCCTCTGTCAGGGATTGTGTCAGTTGTTGGAGCCCCATCTGATGGTGCGGTGTCGACGAGTTGACCAGGCCCTCGTTGAGCAGGCCATTGTAAGAGCTCTTGATTCATACAAATACCACTCTGGAAGAGATGCTAAATTGGAAATTGACACTGCAAATTGGCTCCCTGCTGAAATCTGTGGAGGTATTGAGCTGGTGACCCGTGGCAATCGTATTAAGATCTCCAACACCCTTGAGGCACGTCTTGAAATGTTGTCACAACAGTTGCTTCCAGAAATCCGAGCAATACTCTTTGGTTCAAACCCTAACCGCAAGTTTGACAACTAA